In Prionailurus viverrinus isolate Anna chromosome C2, UM_Priviv_1.0, whole genome shotgun sequence, one DNA window encodes the following:
- the KNG1 gene encoding kininogen-1 isoform X2 has product MKLIAVLFLCSRLLPSLTEESFSQEIDCDDEDLFKAVDTALKKYNSRNQSGNQFVLYRVTEVTRTDDPETFYSFKYQIREGDCSVQSNKTWQDCDYKESAQAATGECSATVGKRGNTKFSVATQTCQVTPAEGPVVTSQYDCLGCVHPISTASLDLEPVLRHAIQHFNNHTGHSHLFALREVKRAHRQVVAGWNYEITYSIVQTNCSKEHFLFLTPDCKSLLNGDIGECTDHAHVDLQLRIASLSQKCELYPGEDFIEPPPSICPGCPKEIPVNSPELEVALNHSTAKLNAENNGTFYFKIDHVKSATVQVVAGKKFSIEFTARETTCSKESNEELTASCNTNKFGKILDCKAEVHVIPWEKKIYPTVHCQSRGERHLRPCEYMGRPREAGAEPAAGSEVS; this is encoded by the exons ATGAAATTAATTGCTGTGCTTTTCCTTTGCTCTAGGCTGCTACCAAGCTTAACCGAGGAGTCCTTCTCACAAGAAATCGATTGCGATGATGAAGACCTATTCAAGGCTGTGGACACTGCTCTGAAGAAATATAACAGTAGAAACCAAAGTGGCAACCAGTTTGTGTTGTACCGTGTAACCGAGGTCACCAGGACG GATGACCCTGAGACATTTTATTCCTTCAAGTACCAAATCAGGGAGGGAGACTGTTCTGTTCAAAGTAACAAAACATGGCAGGATTGTGACTACAAAGAATCTGCGCAAGCT gcCACAGGAGAATGCTCCGCAACTGTCGGGAAGAGAGGGAATACAAAATTCTCCGTGGCTACGCAGACCTGCCAGGTTACTCCAG CCGAGGGTCCTGTGGTGACAAGCCAGTATGACTGCCTTGGCTGTGTGCACCCCATATCGACTGCGAGCCTTGACCTGGAGCCCGTTCTCAGACACGCCATTCAACATTTTAACAACCACACCGGTCATTCCCACCTCTTTGCTCTTAGAGAAGTCAAGAGGGCCCACAGACAg GTGGTGGCTGGATGGAATTATGAAATTACTTACTCAATTGTGCAGACGAATTGCTCCAAGGAACATTTTCTGTTCTTAACTCCAGACTGCAAGTCCCTTTTGAATGGT gaTATCGGTGAATGTACAGATCACGCACACGTGGATCTGCAGCTAAGAATTGCTTCTTTGTCGCAGAAGTGTGAACTCTATCCAG GAGAGGATTTTATAGAACCGCCTCCCAGTATTTGCCCTGGCTGTCCCAAAGAGATACCTGTCAACAGCCCAGAGCTGGAGGTGGCTCTGAATCATTCCACTGCAAAGCTTAATGCAGAGAATAATGGAACGTTCTATTTCAAGATTGACCACGTGAAAAGTGCAACAGTACAG GTGGTGGCTGGAAAGAAATTTTCTATTGAGTTCACAGCCAGGGAAACCACGTGCTCCAAGGAAAGTAATGAAGAGTTGACAGCAAGTTGCAATACCAATAAATTTGGA AAAATTCTAGACTGTAAAGCTGAAGTTCATGTGATACCTTGGGAGAAGAAAATTTACCCTACTGTCCACTGTCAATCACGGGGAGAG AGGCACCTAAGGCCCTGCGAATACATGGGCCGACCTCGGGAGGCAGGGGCCGAGCCAGCAGCTGGGAGTGAGGTCTCTTGA
- the KNG1 gene encoding kininogen-1 isoform X1 — translation MKLIAVLFLCSRLLPSLTEESFSQEIDCDDEDLFKAVDTALKKYNSRNQSGNQFVLYRVTEVTRTDDPETFYSFKYQIREGDCSVQSNKTWQDCDYKESAQAATGECSATVGKRGNTKFSVATQTCQVTPAEGPVVTSQYDCLGCVHPISTASLDLEPVLRHAIQHFNNHTGHSHLFALREVKRAHRQVVAGWNYEITYSIVQTNCSKEHFLFLTPDCKSLLNGDIGECTDHAHVDLQLRIASLSQKCELYPGEDFIEPPPSICPGCPKEIPVNSPELEVALNHSTAKLNAENNGTFYFKIDHVKSATVQVVAGKKFSIEFTARETTCSKESNEELTASCNTNKFGKILDCKAEVHVIPWEKKIYPTVHCQSRGETTLMKRPPGFSPFRSVQVEKTKEGTTRHLRPCEYMGRPREAGAEPAAGSEVS, via the exons ATGAAATTAATTGCTGTGCTTTTCCTTTGCTCTAGGCTGCTACCAAGCTTAACCGAGGAGTCCTTCTCACAAGAAATCGATTGCGATGATGAAGACCTATTCAAGGCTGTGGACACTGCTCTGAAGAAATATAACAGTAGAAACCAAAGTGGCAACCAGTTTGTGTTGTACCGTGTAACCGAGGTCACCAGGACG GATGACCCTGAGACATTTTATTCCTTCAAGTACCAAATCAGGGAGGGAGACTGTTCTGTTCAAAGTAACAAAACATGGCAGGATTGTGACTACAAAGAATCTGCGCAAGCT gcCACAGGAGAATGCTCCGCAACTGTCGGGAAGAGAGGGAATACAAAATTCTCCGTGGCTACGCAGACCTGCCAGGTTACTCCAG CCGAGGGTCCTGTGGTGACAAGCCAGTATGACTGCCTTGGCTGTGTGCACCCCATATCGACTGCGAGCCTTGACCTGGAGCCCGTTCTCAGACACGCCATTCAACATTTTAACAACCACACCGGTCATTCCCACCTCTTTGCTCTTAGAGAAGTCAAGAGGGCCCACAGACAg GTGGTGGCTGGATGGAATTATGAAATTACTTACTCAATTGTGCAGACGAATTGCTCCAAGGAACATTTTCTGTTCTTAACTCCAGACTGCAAGTCCCTTTTGAATGGT gaTATCGGTGAATGTACAGATCACGCACACGTGGATCTGCAGCTAAGAATTGCTTCTTTGTCGCAGAAGTGTGAACTCTATCCAG GAGAGGATTTTATAGAACCGCCTCCCAGTATTTGCCCTGGCTGTCCCAAAGAGATACCTGTCAACAGCCCAGAGCTGGAGGTGGCTCTGAATCATTCCACTGCAAAGCTTAATGCAGAGAATAATGGAACGTTCTATTTCAAGATTGACCACGTGAAAAGTGCAACAGTACAG GTGGTGGCTGGAAAGAAATTTTCTATTGAGTTCACAGCCAGGGAAACCACGTGCTCCAAGGAAAGTAATGAAGAGTTGACAGCAAGTTGCAATACCAATAAATTTGGA AAAATTCTAGACTGTAAAGCTGAAGTTCATGTGATACCTTGGGAGAAGAAAATTTACCCTACTGTCCACTGTCAATCACGGGGAGAG ACCACATTGATGAAAAGGCCTCCAGGTTTTTCACCTTTCCGATCAGTACAagtggagaaaacaaaagaaggaacaaCT AGGCACCTAAGGCCCTGCGAATACATGGGCCGACCTCGGGAGGCAGGGGCCGAGCCAGCAGCTGGGAGTGAGGTCTCTTGA